The Streptomyces seoulensis genome contains a region encoding:
- the argS gene encoding arginine--tRNA ligase yields MASVTSLRDSVQQHLASALTAALPQAADADPLLRRSDRADYQANGILALAKKAKANPRELATQVVSGIVTGEVIADVEVSGPGFLNITVADKAITENLAARYADDTGRLGVPFAAHPGTTVIDYAQPNVAKEMHVGHLRSAVIGDAMVRLLEFTGENVVRRHHIGDWGTQFGMLIQYLDEHPHELDHKESEVSGEEAMSNLDRLYKTARRLFDSDEEFKTRARRRVVDLQAGDEKTLAIWQKFVDESKIYFFSVFDKLDMEVRDPDIVGESGYNDMLAETCRLLEESGVAVRSEGALCVFFDDIKGPEGNPVPLIVQKSDGGYGYAATDLSAIRDRVFNLKATTLLYVVDARQALHFRMVFETARRAGWLNDDVTAIQLAFGTVLGKDGKPFKTREGETVKLENLLDEAVERATAVVREKAEKVGLTEDEIVENGRYVGVGAVKYADLSTSAVRDYKFDLDQMVSLNGDTSVYLQYAYARVQSILRKAGEARPAAHPELALAPAERALGLHLDQFAETVLEVAAAREPHKMAAYLYQLASLLTTFYDQCPVLKADSPAQVENRLFLVDLTARTLHEGMALLGIRTPGKL; encoded by the coding sequence ATGGCCTCGGTCACGTCCCTCCGCGACTCCGTCCAGCAGCACCTCGCCTCCGCCCTCACGGCCGCCCTGCCCCAGGCCGCGGACGCGGACCCGCTGCTGCGACGAAGTGACCGGGCCGACTACCAGGCCAACGGCATCCTCGCGCTCGCCAAGAAGGCCAAGGCCAACCCGCGCGAGCTGGCCACGCAGGTCGTCTCCGGCATCGTCACCGGCGAGGTGATCGCGGACGTCGAGGTCTCCGGCCCCGGCTTCCTCAACATCACCGTCGCGGACAAGGCGATCACCGAGAACCTGGCCGCCCGGTACGCGGACGACACCGGCCGCCTCGGCGTGCCGTTCGCCGCGCACCCCGGCACCACGGTGATCGACTACGCGCAGCCGAACGTGGCCAAGGAGATGCACGTCGGCCACCTGCGCTCGGCGGTCATCGGCGACGCGATGGTGCGGCTGCTGGAGTTCACCGGCGAGAACGTGGTCCGCCGGCACCACATCGGCGACTGGGGCACCCAGTTCGGCATGCTCATCCAGTACCTGGACGAGCACCCGCACGAGCTGGACCACAAGGAGTCCGAGGTGTCCGGCGAGGAGGCGATGTCCAACCTGGACCGCCTCTACAAGACCGCGCGCAGGCTGTTCGACTCCGACGAGGAGTTCAAGACCCGCGCCCGGCGCCGGGTGGTCGACCTCCAGGCGGGCGACGAGAAGACCCTCGCCATCTGGCAGAAGTTCGTGGACGAGTCGAAGATCTACTTCTTCTCCGTCTTCGACAAGCTGGACATGGAGGTCCGCGACCCCGACATCGTCGGCGAGTCCGGCTACAACGACATGCTCGCGGAGACCTGCCGCCTCCTGGAGGAGTCCGGCGTCGCCGTGCGCTCCGAGGGCGCGCTGTGCGTGTTCTTCGACGACATCAAGGGCCCGGAGGGCAACCCGGTCCCGCTGATCGTCCAGAAGTCCGACGGCGGCTACGGCTACGCGGCCACCGACCTCTCCGCGATCCGCGACCGCGTCTTCAACCTCAAGGCGACCACCCTGCTGTACGTGGTGGACGCCCGGCAGGCCCTGCACTTCCGGATGGTCTTCGAGACCGCGCGCCGGGCGGGCTGGCTGAACGACGACGTGACCGCGATCCAGCTGGCCTTCGGCACGGTCCTCGGCAAGGACGGCAAGCCGTTCAAGACGCGTGAGGGCGAGACGGTCAAGCTGGAGAACCTGCTGGACGAGGCCGTCGAGCGGGCCACCGCCGTGGTCCGGGAGAAGGCCGAGAAGGTGGGCCTGACCGAGGACGAGATCGTCGAGAACGGCCGGTACGTCGGCGTCGGCGCCGTGAAGTACGCGGACCTCTCCACCTCGGCCGTGCGGGACTACAAGTTCGACCTGGACCAGATGGTCTCGCTCAACGGCGACACCTCGGTGTACCTCCAGTACGCGTACGCCCGTGTCCAGTCCATCCTCCGCAAGGCCGGCGAGGCCCGCCCCGCCGCCCACCCGGAGCTGGCGCTGGCCCCGGCCGAGCGCGCGCTGGGCCTGCACCTGGACCAGTTCGCGGAGACGGTCCTGGAGGTCGCGGCGGCCCGCGAGCCCCACAAGATGGCCGCCTACCTCTACCAGCTCGCCTCGCTCCTGACGACCTTCTACGACCAGTGCCCGGTGCTGAAGGCCGACTCCCCCGCGCAGGTGGAGAACCGCCTCTTCCTGGTCGACCTGACCGCGCGCACCCTGCACGAGGGCATGGCGCTGCTGGGCATCAGGACGCCCGGGAAGCTCTGA
- a CDS encoding flotillin family protein → MFGYRVPAPDEAMLISGGRRGLGGAPFRVVTGHGKFVLPVFRKVRFLTLSMCEAEVTETCVTRQGIALHVRAVIAFKVGNDPESIINAGQRFLSDQEQMSVLTGRIFAGHLRAIIGSMTVEEIVTERQKLAAEVLDTSKTEMAKIGLTVDSLQIQSIDDGNTGYIDAMSAPHKAAIRRQAQIAQAQANQAAAEAEQVAARKQAEYARQTAVVQAEYSAQVDRAQAEAAQAGPLAQAHAQQEVLAAQTELALRQAKLRQQQLVAEIVKPAEAEAERVRVLAIADAERMKIQAEAAASHDRVALDRMLIDQLPLIVKEAAGGLKGANVNVLNGADGLGEIAAGLVAQGLTILDSVRNNLGGQGGAQPADHPEKSNGRLELQGPAAPERKTGEEK, encoded by the coding sequence ATGTTCGGTTACCGCGTTCCCGCCCCCGACGAGGCGATGCTGATCTCGGGAGGCCGGCGGGGACTGGGGGGCGCACCGTTCCGGGTGGTGACGGGGCACGGCAAGTTCGTACTCCCCGTCTTCCGCAAGGTCCGCTTCCTCACGCTGTCGATGTGCGAGGCCGAGGTCACCGAGACCTGTGTGACCAGGCAGGGCATCGCGCTGCACGTCCGCGCCGTGATCGCGTTCAAGGTCGGCAACGACCCCGAGAGCATCATCAACGCGGGCCAGCGCTTCCTCTCCGACCAGGAACAGATGTCGGTCCTGACCGGCCGGATCTTCGCGGGCCACCTGCGCGCGATCATCGGCTCCATGACGGTCGAGGAGATCGTCACCGAGCGGCAGAAGCTGGCGGCCGAGGTGCTGGACACGTCGAAGACGGAGATGGCGAAGATCGGCCTGACCGTGGACTCGCTCCAGATCCAGTCGATCGACGACGGCAACACCGGTTACATCGACGCGATGTCCGCCCCGCACAAGGCGGCCATCCGGCGGCAGGCCCAGATCGCCCAGGCCCAGGCCAACCAGGCCGCCGCCGAGGCGGAGCAGGTCGCGGCCCGCAAGCAGGCGGAGTACGCCCGGCAGACCGCGGTGGTCCAGGCGGAGTACTCGGCGCAGGTCGACCGCGCCCAGGCCGAGGCCGCGCAGGCCGGTCCGCTGGCGCAGGCGCACGCGCAGCAGGAGGTGCTGGCCGCGCAGACCGAACTCGCCCTGCGTCAGGCCAAGTTGCGCCAGCAGCAGTTGGTGGCGGAGATCGTGAAGCCCGCGGAGGCCGAGGCCGAGCGGGTCCGGGTCCTCGCCATCGCGGACGCCGAGCGGATGAAGATCCAGGCCGAGGCCGCGGCCTCGCACGACCGGGTCGCCCTGGACCGGATGCTGATCGACCAGCTCCCGCTGATCGTGAAGGAGGCCGCGGGCGGCCTCAAGGGGGCCAACGTCAATGTCCTGAACGGCGCGGACGGCCTCGGCGAGATAGCGGCCGGCCTGGTCGCCCAGGGACTGACGATCCTGGACTCGGTCCGCAACAACCTCGGCGGCCAGGGCGGCGCCCAGCCGGCCGACCACCCCGAGAAGAGCAACGGCCGGCTGGAGCTCCAGGGTCCGGCCGCACCGGAGCGGAAGACCGGCGAGGAGAAGTAG
- a CDS encoding OmpL47-type beta-barrel domain-containing protein, whose protein sequence is MNTLRYHGAAVGGRGPAARTRPGRNTALGVLALAVALLTLAAAGASAAAQRAGTLLTVRFINNSDRDLTLGPNSYNGCPAALPERINAGATATWNLDACGDPRGNFGTVSFNIYREPNRTQISWDAPVVGDATYTQTAPAGYVISRSGGQGVNPTVDFTFDCNSTTCDGIPDSWKRNGIYINPADGSAHTAPAPGLQFVNLPAMGATVNKPDVFVQLDWMANDNHSHALAPAAIKQVVDAFANSPYSRHSPTTGINLHVDAGPNSIMNFATNATWGTLSKARPLTEQTNLGTAVNGMYQWNAFNTIKNDTGGFTSTGRAPIFHYAISAHNLQAGTPSSGIAPTPGSDLIVSLGSFTGQVGTVAEQAGTFMHELGHNLNLEHGGDQNVNNKPQYFSVMNYLYQFGLTTGTSTGNTDLSRQNTSLNENSLNERSYPASSGNYDIRHWCPGSNGGSFVDVAASQGQVDWNCNGLIEETPVTFDVNNDGQRTTLTGFDDWANLLLRVGSVGRTSASGDVPPPTREDELTPSDAALNLPLDTKPPVTKAHVAPRPDKHGDHHSDVCVTLTAKDRVSGVARTEYKLDGAGWKKYRSEITVHGKGKHVLKFRSVDYAQNHEKTKTVVINIKR, encoded by the coding sequence ATGAACACACTGCGTTACCACGGTGCTGCGGTGGGCGGGCGCGGCCCCGCAGCCCGCACACGACCGGGCAGGAACACGGCACTGGGCGTCCTGGCCCTGGCCGTGGCCCTGCTCACCCTGGCGGCGGCCGGAGCGTCGGCCGCCGCCCAGCGCGCCGGCACGCTGCTGACGGTGAGGTTCATCAACAACAGCGACCGCGACCTGACCCTGGGGCCCAACAGCTACAACGGATGCCCCGCAGCGCTGCCGGAGCGCATCAACGCGGGCGCCACCGCCACCTGGAACCTCGACGCCTGCGGCGACCCCCGCGGCAACTTCGGGACCGTCAGCTTCAACATCTACCGGGAGCCCAACCGGACCCAGATCAGCTGGGACGCACCCGTCGTCGGCGACGCCACCTACACGCAGACGGCCCCGGCCGGCTATGTGATCAGCCGCAGCGGCGGCCAGGGCGTCAACCCGACCGTCGACTTCACCTTCGACTGCAACTCCACGACCTGCGACGGCATCCCCGACAGCTGGAAGCGGAACGGCATCTACATCAACCCGGCCGACGGCAGCGCCCACACCGCGCCCGCGCCGGGTCTGCAGTTCGTCAACCTGCCCGCGATGGGGGCCACGGTCAACAAGCCGGACGTCTTCGTCCAGCTCGACTGGATGGCGAACGACAACCACAGCCACGCGCTCGCCCCCGCGGCCATCAAGCAGGTGGTCGACGCCTTCGCGAACTCGCCCTACTCACGGCACTCGCCGACCACCGGCATCAATCTGCACGTGGACGCCGGGCCGAACAGCATCATGAACTTCGCTACCAACGCGACGTGGGGCACCCTGAGCAAGGCCCGGCCGCTCACGGAGCAGACCAACCTGGGCACCGCGGTCAACGGCATGTACCAGTGGAACGCCTTCAACACGATCAAGAACGACACCGGCGGCTTCACCAGCACCGGCCGGGCGCCGATCTTCCACTACGCCATCTCGGCCCACAACCTCCAGGCCGGCACCCCCTCCAGCGGCATCGCCCCCACCCCGGGCAGTGACCTCATCGTCAGCCTGGGCAGCTTCACGGGCCAGGTGGGGACGGTCGCCGAGCAGGCCGGCACGTTCATGCACGAGCTGGGCCACAACCTCAACCTGGAGCACGGCGGCGACCAGAACGTCAACAACAAGCCGCAGTACTTCAGCGTGATGAACTACCTGTACCAGTTCGGTCTGACGACCGGGACCAGCACCGGGAACACGGACCTCTCCCGCCAGAACACCTCGCTGAACGAGAACAGCCTGAACGAGCGGTCGTACCCCGCCAGCAGCGGGAACTACGACATCCGGCACTGGTGCCCGGGCAGCAACGGCGGCTCCTTCGTCGACGTGGCCGCCTCACAGGGCCAGGTCGACTGGAACTGCAACGGCCTGATCGAGGAGACGCCGGTCACCTTCGACGTCAACAACGACGGACAGCGCACGACGCTCACCGGCTTCGACGACTGGGCCAACCTGCTGCTGCGCGTCGGCTCCGTCGGCCGCACCAGCGCCTCGGGCGATGTGCCGCCCCCGACCCGGGAGGACGAGCTGACCCCGAGCGACGCCGCGCTGAACCTCCCGCTGGACACCAAGCCGCCGGTCACCAAGGCCCATGTCGCCCCGCGCCCCGACAAGCACGGCGACCACCACTCGGACGTGTGCGTCACCCTGACCGCCAAGGACCGCGTGTCCGGCGTGGCCAGGACCGAGTACAAGCTCGACGGCGCCGGGTGGAAGAAGTACAGGTCGGAGATCACGGTGCACGGCAAGGGCAAGCACGTGCTGAAGTTCCGTTCGGTGGACTACGCCCAGAACCACGAGAAGACCAAGACCGTCGTCATCAACATCAAGCGCTGA
- the hemB gene encoding porphobilinogen synthase, translated as MSKYGSFPGTRPRRLRTSPVMRRMVAETRLHPADFILPAFVREGVSEPVPVAAMPGVVQHTRDSLKKAALEAVEAGVSGIMLFGVPEESKKDGLGTPGTDPDGILQVALRDVRAEVGDDLLIMSDLCLDEFTDHGHCGVLDAEGRVDNDATLERYAEMAQVQADAGAHVVGPSGMMDGQIGVVRDALDQIGREDVAILAYTVKYSSAFYGPFREAVGSSLQGDRKTYQQDPANLRESLRELELDLAEGADMVMVKPAGPYLDILARVSDAVDVPVAAYQISGEYSMIEAAAEKGWIDRDRAILESLTGIKRAGARNILTYWATEVAQKLR; from the coding sequence ATGTCGAAGTACGGTTCCTTTCCCGGTACGCGTCCGCGGCGGTTGCGGACCTCGCCCGTCATGCGGCGGATGGTCGCGGAGACGCGGCTGCATCCGGCCGACTTCATCCTTCCGGCGTTCGTCCGGGAGGGCGTGAGCGAGCCGGTGCCGGTCGCCGCGATGCCCGGTGTCGTGCAGCACACCCGCGACAGCCTGAAGAAGGCCGCGCTGGAGGCCGTCGAGGCGGGCGTCTCGGGGATCATGCTGTTCGGGGTGCCGGAGGAGTCGAAGAAGGACGGGCTCGGCACGCCGGGCACCGACCCGGACGGCATCCTCCAGGTCGCCCTGCGCGATGTGCGCGCCGAGGTCGGCGACGACCTGCTGATCATGTCCGACCTGTGCCTGGACGAGTTCACCGACCACGGGCACTGCGGTGTGCTGGACGCCGAGGGCCGCGTCGACAACGACGCCACCCTGGAGCGGTACGCCGAGATGGCCCAGGTCCAGGCCGACGCGGGCGCCCATGTGGTGGGCCCGAGCGGCATGATGGACGGCCAGATCGGTGTCGTCCGGGACGCGCTGGACCAGATCGGCCGCGAGGACGTGGCGATCCTCGCGTACACCGTGAAGTACTCCTCCGCCTTCTACGGCCCCTTCCGCGAGGCCGTCGGCTCCTCGCTGCAGGGTGACCGCAAGACGTACCAGCAGGACCCGGCCAACCTCCGCGAGTCCCTGCGGGAACTGGAGCTGGACCTCGCCGAGGGTGCGGACATGGTCATGGTGAAGCCGGCCGGGCCCTACCTGGACATCCTGGCGCGTGTCTCCGACGCGGTGGACGTGCCCGTGGCCGCCTACCAGATCTCCGGTGAGTACTCGATGATCGAGGCCGCCGCCGAGAAGGGCTGGATCGACCGCGACCGGGCCATCCTGGAGTCCCTGACGGGGATCAAGCGGGCCGGGGCGCGGAACATCCTCACGTACTGGGCGACCGAGGTGGCGCAGAAGCTGCGCTGA
- a CDS encoding helix-turn-helix domain-containing protein, with product MAEMKPNPVPRRIHEVRRTDTPSGVTHVRAQQPDRFTVVGNHLLQHPVLSLTAIGLAAHILSLPEGAPVDIRSLAERFPEGRDRIAFALRELETHGYLRRVRERTESGRIVTRTYAHHLPHRVPAVPGTGAAPRARRPVPRPSRNAQAAPQEDDRGENWAEPAPPAPRVSEAPAAPARADQPDPPADDTAPHPRDDRAVTLLAGLRRTDARLTLSRRDVHRLAPAVTAWFDVGAGASTVIHTLTAGLPAVLESPAALISYRLRNQLPPPLPAPTAPPAPSARAAHPMRNCDGCDRGFRAAEPGRCRDCRSAPAQVYAA from the coding sequence ATGGCTGAGATGAAGCCTAACCCCGTCCCGCGCCGGATTCACGAGGTTCGCCGCACGGACACCCCGTCCGGTGTCACTCACGTACGGGCCCAGCAGCCGGACCGGTTCACGGTCGTCGGCAACCACCTCCTCCAGCACCCCGTGCTGTCGCTGACCGCCATCGGGCTGGCCGCGCACATCCTGTCGCTGCCCGAGGGCGCCCCCGTCGACATCCGCAGCCTCGCCGAGCGGTTCCCCGAGGGGCGGGACCGGATCGCCTTCGCCCTGCGGGAGCTGGAGACGCACGGGTATCTGCGCAGGGTGCGGGAGCGTACGGAGTCCGGGCGCATCGTCACCCGTACCTACGCACACCACCTCCCGCACCGGGTGCCCGCCGTGCCCGGCACCGGAGCGGCGCCGCGAGCCCGCAGGCCGGTGCCCCGGCCCTCACGCAACGCCCAGGCCGCGCCGCAGGAGGACGACCGGGGCGAGAACTGGGCTGAACCGGCGCCCCCGGCACCGCGGGTGTCCGAGGCACCCGCCGCCCCGGCGCGGGCGGACCAGCCCGACCCACCCGCCGACGACACCGCACCCCACCCCCGCGACGACCGGGCCGTCACGCTGCTCGCGGGCCTGCGCCGCACCGACGCCCGGCTCACGCTGTCCCGCCGGGACGTGCACCGGCTCGCGCCCGCCGTCACCGCCTGGTTCGACGTCGGCGCGGGCGCCTCCACCGTGATCCACACGCTGACGGCGGGCCTGCCCGCGGTCCTGGAGAGCCCGGCGGCGCTGATCTCCTACCGCCTGCGGAACCAGCTCCCGCCACCCCTGCCCGCGCCCACCGCGCCGCCCGCCCCGTCCGCCAGGGCCGCCCATCCCATGCGGAACTGCGACGGCTGCGACCGGGGATTCCGGGCGGCCGAGCCGGGGCGGTGCAGGGACTGCCGGTCCGCTCCCGCGCAGGTGTACGCGGCCTGA
- a CDS encoding uroporphyrinogen-III synthase translates to MSPTAFPAGPEHGHVTFLGAGPGDPGLLTLRAVEALSHADVLVAEHEVLDVIRPHARQGVSVVPTAAVSSPDALPGAPQLTVVDGASTPAVAPAAAQDAAHLVMEAARGGRRVVRAVAGDPGLDTDAADEMLACAAAGVPFEVVPGVAAATGVPAYAGVPLRDARGADVRFVDARTASDRCWTEVGASDGTVVVSTSLDSVAAAAAELVSAGRKPDTPLTVTIAGTTTRQRTWTATLGTIAQTLKQAKVLPSPDGGRPVIAVVGERSAAARRDQLSWFESKPLFGWKVLVPRTKEQAASLSDQLRSYGAVPHEVPTIAVEPPRTPQQMERAVKGLVTGRYEWIAFTSVNAVKAVREKFEEYGLDARAFAGIKVAAVGEQTANALIAFGVKPDLVPSGEQSAAGLLEDWPPYDPVFDPIDRVFLPRADIATETLVAGLIELGWEVDDVTAYRTVRASPPPADTREAIKGGGFDAVLFTSSSTVRNLVGIAGKPHNVTVIACIGPATAKTAEEHGLRVDVMAPEPSVHKLAEALAAFGMKRRASAVEAGDPVTRPSERRPGARRRRTTT, encoded by the coding sequence TTGAGCCCCACCGCCTTTCCCGCCGGTCCCGAACACGGGCACGTCACCTTCCTGGGTGCCGGACCCGGAGATCCGGGACTGCTGACTCTGCGCGCCGTGGAGGCGCTGTCCCACGCGGACGTCCTGGTCGCCGAGCACGAGGTGCTCGACGTGATCCGGCCGCACGCACGGCAGGGCGTCTCCGTCGTGCCGACGGCGGCGGTCTCCTCCCCGGACGCGCTTCCGGGCGCACCGCAGCTCACGGTCGTTGACGGTGCGTCAACTCCCGCTGTGGCCCCGGCCGCTGCCCAGGATGCGGCTCATCTTGTCATGGAGGCCGCACGGGGCGGCAGGCGGGTGGTCCGTGCGGTCGCCGGTGATCCGGGACTGGACACGGACGCCGCCGACGAGATGCTGGCCTGCGCCGCGGCCGGGGTGCCCTTCGAGGTCGTCCCCGGTGTGGCGGCCGCGACCGGTGTGCCCGCGTACGCCGGTGTGCCGCTCCGGGACGCGCGGGGCGCGGACGTGCGTTTCGTGGACGCGCGTACCGCCTCCGACCGCTGCTGGACGGAGGTGGGCGCCTCGGACGGCACGGTGGTCGTCTCCACCTCGCTGGACTCCGTCGCGGCGGCCGCCGCCGAGCTGGTGTCCGCGGGCCGCAAGCCCGACACCCCGCTGACGGTGACGATCGCCGGTACGACGACCCGCCAGCGCACCTGGACGGCGACGCTGGGCACGATCGCGCAGACGCTGAAGCAGGCCAAGGTGCTGCCGTCCCCGGACGGCGGCCGCCCGGTCATAGCCGTGGTCGGTGAGCGGTCCGCCGCCGCCCGCCGCGACCAGCTCTCGTGGTTCGAGTCCAAGCCGCTGTTCGGCTGGAAGGTGCTCGTGCCGCGCACCAAGGAGCAGGCCGCCTCGCTCTCCGACCAGCTCCGCTCCTACGGCGCGGTGCCGCACGAGGTCCCGACGATCGCCGTCGAGCCGCCGCGCACCCCGCAGCAGATGGAGCGCGCGGTCAAGGGCCTGGTCACCGGCCGCTACGAGTGGATCGCCTTCACCTCGGTCAACGCGGTCAAGGCGGTGCGCGAGAAGTTCGAGGAGTACGGGCTCGACGCGCGTGCCTTCGCGGGCATCAAGGTGGCCGCGGTGGGCGAGCAGACCGCGAACGCTCTGATCGCCTTCGGTGTGAAGCCGGACCTGGTGCCGAGCGGTGAGCAGTCGGCCGCGGGTCTGCTGGAGGACTGGCCGCCCTACGACCCGGTCTTCGACCCGATCGACCGTGTCTTCCTGCCGCGTGCCGACATCGCCACCGAGACGCTGGTGGCCGGCCTGATCGAGCTGGGCTGGGAGGTGGACGACGTCACCGCGTACCGCACGGTCCGCGCCTCGCCGCCCCCGGCGGACACCCGTGAGGCGATCAAGGGCGGTGGCTTCGACGCCGTGCTCTTCACCTCGTCCTCCACGGTCCGTAACCTGGTCGGTATCGCGGGCAAGCCGCACAACGTGACGGTCATCGCCTGCATCGGCCCCGCCACGGCCAAGACGGCCGAGGAGCACGGGCTGCGCGTGGACGTGATGGCTCCGGAGCCGTCCGTGCACAAGCTGGCGGAGGCCCTGGCCGCGTTCGGCATGAAGCGGCGCGCGTCCGCGGTGGAGGCGGGCGACCCGGTGACCCGGCCGAGCGAGCGGCGGCCGGGGGCGCGCAGGCGTCGTACGACGACCTGA
- the hemC gene encoding hydroxymethylbilane synthase, which yields MTEKALRLGTRRSKLAMAQSGQVADAVSRVTGRPVELVEITTYGDVSREALAQIGGTGVFVTALRDALVRGEVDFAVHSLKDLPTTQPEELALAAVPVREDPRDVIVARDALKFTDLPRGARIGTGSPRRMAQLNAYARTHGLDIETVAIRGNVDTRIGYVHEGRLDAVVLAAAGLNRIGRIDEVTDFLSVDTVLPAPGQGALAIECAAFDADLVAALGELDDPHTRAAVTAERSLLAALEAGCSAPVGALADLLVDGPVVKEMRLRGVVGTTDGSRTVQQSTTGSVPLTHDGAMALGRELAAEMLAQGAAGLMGERAH from the coding sequence ATGACTGAGAAGGCACTGCGACTGGGGACCAGGCGGAGCAAGCTCGCCATGGCCCAGTCCGGGCAGGTGGCGGACGCCGTGAGCCGGGTGACCGGCCGGCCCGTCGAGCTGGTCGAGATCACCACGTACGGCGACGTCTCCCGCGAGGCGCTGGCGCAGATCGGCGGCACCGGGGTGTTCGTCACGGCGCTGCGGGACGCGCTGGTGCGGGGCGAGGTGGACTTCGCGGTTCATTCGCTCAAGGACCTGCCGACCACGCAGCCCGAGGAACTGGCGCTCGCCGCCGTACCGGTGCGCGAGGACCCGCGGGACGTGATCGTCGCCCGCGACGCCCTGAAGTTCACCGACCTCCCGCGCGGCGCGCGCATCGGCACCGGTTCGCCGCGCCGCATGGCCCAGCTCAACGCGTACGCGCGGACCCACGGGCTGGACATCGAGACGGTGGCGATCCGCGGCAACGTGGACACCCGCATCGGGTACGTCCACGAGGGACGGCTCGACGCCGTCGTGCTCGCGGCCGCCGGACTCAACCGGATCGGCCGGATCGACGAGGTGACCGACTTCCTGTCGGTCGACACGGTCCTGCCCGCCCCCGGCCAGGGGGCCCTGGCGATCGAGTGCGCCGCCTTCGACGCGGACCTCGTCGCCGCCCTCGGCGAACTCGACGACCCGCACACGCGGGCCGCCGTCACCGCCGAGCGGTCACTGCTCGCCGCGCTGGAAGCCGGCTGCAGCGCCCCTGTGGGTGCGCTGGCCGACCTTCTGGTCGACGGGCCTGTTGTCAAGGAAATGCGCCTGCGTGGCGTCGTCGGCACGACCGACGGCTCGCGCACGGTGCAGCAGTCCACCACCGGTTCCGTGCCCCTGACGCACGACGGGGCGATGGCACTCGGGCGCGAACTCGCCGCCGAGATGCTCGCCCAGGGCGCGGCCGGTCTGATGGGGGAGCGAGCACATTGA